One segment of Rosa chinensis cultivar Old Blush chromosome 6, RchiOBHm-V2, whole genome shotgun sequence DNA contains the following:
- the LOC112172761 gene encoding protein MKS1 has protein sequence MDFSDYPTGKSPRRELQLQGPRPTPLKIHKDSHKIKKPPIVPQPSQPNQPHQPPRQPVIIYTVSPKIIHTNPSDFMNLVQRLTGLPRSNSSASCSSSSPRNDKNTNGGSGESTMEQSRSSDHEGIMDMDDDDRDRDADVKQQRGLFPGILSPAPGALPPIPSSFFSPAADSFFHDLSPVLHGNRNFIEGSFMPSPSNFFSPTPSIDLFNNFSDL, from the coding sequence atggATTTTTCAGACTACCCAACAGGCAAGTCTCCAAGAAGAGAGCTCCAACTCCAGGGTCCACGTCCAACACCTCTCAAGATTCATAAAGATTCCCACAAGATCAAGAAGCCACCGATTGTTCCTCAACCCTCGCAACCTAATCAGCCTCACCAGCCGCCTCGACAACCGGTTATAATCTACACAGTCTCGCCGAAGATCATTCACACAAACCCTAGCGACTTCATGAACCTCGTCCAACGCCTCACCGGATTACCTCGCTCCAATTCTTCtgcttcttgttcttcctcgTCTCCTCGAAATGATAAAAACACTAATGGAGGCAGTGGTGAATCGACAATGGAGCAGTCTAGGTCGTCGGATCATGAAGGAATCATGGACATGGATGATGATGATCGTGATCGTGATGCTGATGTGAAGCAGCAAAGGGGTTTGTTTCCGGGGATCTTATCGCCAGCTCCGGGTGCGCTTCCTCCGATTCCTTCAAGCTTCTTCTCTCCGGCGGCGGATAGCTTCTTCCATGATTTGAGCCCGGTACTTCATGGTAACAGGAACTTCATAGAAGGTAGCTTCATGCCTAGTCCGTCCAACTTCTTTTCCCCTACACCGTCCATTGACTTATTCAACAATTTTTCCGATTTATAG
- the LOC121050007 gene encoding ethylene-responsive transcription factor WIN1-like produces the protein MDRILIRIRSRSFIFVTDEDATVAVPKIVLISVTDKDAIDTSRDEEEQDQQQQLTKRVINEVRIEEESEAIRVFLAKNQKQKPKPLPEEKRKFRGVRQRPWGKWAAEIRDPVRKSRVWLETFQMAEEAAMVYDRATIQLRGHNALTNIIAPPSKILIPDHDSSSNESSSINNLSCSNASSSIDHIVVIDEYDSGKECQSIRSPTSVLSGSDNEWTPGSKEQDETHFLKDYGYCDGVISPTEAIFFGVTEPILLEEMNLVPETMLVTSNSKTQLLNLEQNLFSGGGMGVQLEGKGGVGSEGNFLYKKL, from the exons ATGGACCGAATTTTGATCCGTATCCGCTCGAGATCC TTCATTTTCGTCACTGACGAGGACGCGACCGTTGCAGTCCCTAAGATTGTCCTGATTTCCGTCACCGACAAGGACGCGATTGACACCTCCCGCGACGAAGAAGAACAagaccaacaacaacaactgaCGAAGAGGGTCATCAACGAAGTGAGAATCGAAGAGGAGTCCGAGGCGATCAGGGTGTTTCTAGCCAAGAATCAGAAGCAAAAGCCGAAGCCTTTACCAGAGGAGAAGAGGAAGTTCCGGGGCGTACGGCAGCGGCCGTGGGGCAAATGGGCCGCCGAGATTCGTGACCCGGTCCGCAAGTCCCGTGTCTGGCTTGAAACGTTTCAGATGGCTGAGGAGGCGGCGATGGTGTACGACAGAGCTACCATTCAGTTGAGGGGACATAACGCTCTCACGAATATCATCGCTCCTCCTTCCAAAATTCTCATTCCGGATCATGATTCTTCTTCGAATGAGTCCAGTTCGATCAACAATCTTTCTTGTTCGAATGCATCCAGTTCGATCGACCATATTGTTGTGATAGATGAGTATGATTCTGGGAAAGAGTGTCAAAGCATTCGCTCCCCGACCTCTGTTCTCAGTGGTAGCGACAACGAGTGGACACCTGGGTCGAAGGAGCAGGATGAAACCCATTTCCTTAAAGACTATGGTTACTGTGATGGTGTGATCAGTCCCACTGAAGCTATATTCTTCGGTGTTACAGAGCCGATTCTGTTGGAGGAAATGAACTTGGTGCCGGAAACAATGTTGGTGAcgtcaaattcaaaaacccagCTACTAAATTTAGAGCAGAACCTGTTCTCGGGTGGAGGAATGGGTGTTCAATTGGAGGGCAAGGGCGGTgttggaagcgaggga AACTTCCTATACAAAAAGCTGTAA